The nucleotide window gGGTGCCAGGCTTTCCAGGAGCATTTGGAGTCTGTCTGTGTGAGCAGAAAGTCCTTGCAGCCATGCACAGGCTAAAACTGGGCTGGGGCACACAGATCCTCTCTTCACTTCTTTTGGCTTTTACATGGCAAAAGCTCCTGTTGTCTCCACACATCAGCATGGACTCGATTTGCTGCTCTGGGGAtattttgctctgaatttagggtgtgtttgtttgtttcattcaAAGAATAAGGAtttatttcccttccctcccccccaGTCTCTCTCAATAGAGCTCTGGTGTCTCCTCTCTCTACCTTGAACACCCTTTCttctctgaaaggaagaaagctgctcctaCAATAAATGAGCTCAGCATTTAATTAGAAAATCTGTTTCCTGCTGAATTCACAGGATAATGTGCAGAGAAAGGATGAAATCTGCCTCTGCACTGCAGTGGCCTTGAACTAGAGTGAGCAGAAACTAAGACAAGAAGTAAACCAGTAAGAGCCTCTTGAGAGGAAACACATTAAAGCAGGTATTAGGTGCAGTGAAATGAGTACCACAGAAAATAATCCAGATCCTTAAAGCTTTCAGTTCCTGAaataacaggtttttttttttcttcttataacaaaaaataatccaaaaaatTGCTTTAATCCTTTGGAGCAAGTAAGAGCAGGAGATTGCCAAGTGAACAGAAACCCAGAGGTTAATCAAAAACAGGCAAGGGTCAAAAAGAAAGCTGTCTCCTCAGGACAGGGCCTCCCtcagaggagggaggagagaaggaaaaagagagatcCAGATGGGTAGGAACCCTCCAGCAACTGCTGCACTCGTATAAAGTCCTTGAGAGCTGCCAGTGCCGCTTCACAAGTTGGGAATTGTCTCTAGTTTCTTGTCAGGGAATTCTCATAAAATTGGCTGTTCCCCGCAGTGGTGCCAGCAGGGTCCCCAGCACCACTGCTTGGCACGGCCTGGGTGAGGGGGGCAGCCCCATCCTGGGGCGCCTCTCCCACACCACctccctccccccaggagcAAAGCcaacccctctgctctgggctgttgGACTGAGCACTCCTCAGGTCTCGTCTCAGCCAGAACTTCCCTCCAAGGAGAAGCTTCCTAAATTAGCCCCCTTCTCCCTTCCACGGAACCCAGACCCCCCTCGGGGGAGCTCATATGACAGtggctggggggctggggggctctggtTGAGTCCCGTTGCTCGGCACGGGACTGGCGGTGGTTGAGGGGGGCACGGTCTCCACGGAGTCTCCTGGCTGAACCTCAGGGGTCCTCTGTGGGCTGGGCTCCTCAGAGTGCTCCATGTTGCCTTGGGCTTCCTTCCCCCTCTGGATCAGCTGCTCTAAGGTCTTGGGCAGGGGGTAGCTCAGGAAACGCTTCAGTTTGGGCTGGAGGGTGCCTACCACGTACTGGATGATCTCCTCCTCATCTGCATCCACATAGAGGGTCTGGTACAGGTCTCTCTTGCGCCAGAGGAACTGATCCAGGGGCTCCCCCTCTTTCTGGGGCAAATCCAGCTCCCTTTTGATCGCATCCCTAGTCAGAGTTCCCTCGCTGTACTGCAGGAACTCCTTCTTGAATTCGACCCAGTTTTTGACGGAGTCCTGCTTGTACTCCCACCACTTTTTAGCTGGGCCGTTCATGTGGTTTTGGATCTGAGACAGCCAATACTCCTCTGTTCCACCCACCTGCTTTAAGTATTCCTCCAAGTGGCTCAAGAACTCCCGGGGATCCTCAAACACCTGGGTCTCCACCGGGGAGGCTGGAGCGTCCTCTGACACGGAGACCCACTGGTAGGAATCGTGGCCCTGGGGGATGCTGGGCACCTCTCCGGGAGGAGGGGTCAGGGCATACATCTGGCTCATGTCCAGGGCATAATCATAAATCTCCCCCTCACTTGGCCTTATCTCTGGGCCTCCCACCCCGACAGACACCGTCTGCTtgccctgctccccagggcagtaTTTGCCTCCCATGGACTCCAGGCGGTCAGCCCACTTTTCCAGGCGGAAAAAGACCTCCTTCCAAACATTCATCTCCCTCTTGACCCACCTCTCCAGGTGGGCAATGGTCTCCTGGCACCTGATCAGGCAGGCCTTGATGGACTTCTTCCATCTCTGGTTTTCAGTTGGGACGTGGTCCTCTAAGTTGTTCTCCAACTTCCCCACGGATTTCTGCAATCCCTTCAGCTCCCGCTCCACCTGCTTGGAGACCTCTGTCAGGAGGTGCCGGTGGGTCCTCCGGACATGCTCCAGCATTTCTGCCCTGCACTTCCCTATCTGCAGGATCACATTGGGCTTGTTGGCCACCCCACGGTGCCCCTGGAAGGAGTGGACGCCCGCGCTGGTGACGTTGTCCAGCTGCATGGCTCCGACCGTGCGAGTGGCAAACACGGAAAGAACTGGGTTATAAGCCCTGGCACTAAAGCTGGATCCCAAAAGCCCCCACCACAACACTGCCTGAAAGACACACAGAGACTTCTAAACCCCACTCCAAGGACTTTTGGACACAAACACAACCCAGTCAGATATCACCGCAGAGCGAGCCGGTCGGTCCACGTGGATCCCAGAGAGAGTTGTAGGCAAATTTCTCCCGGTGCCAAGCTGGAAACGCCGGTCTCACGTGTTCAGGGGCGTCCCAGAGAGAACCAGGATCCTCCAGGAACAGGGAGAGGAGTTGGATAGGATGTCCAATCCCGCCGGGAATCTGGAGCGCCGCAAAGTCCCCGCCGGAGAGAATCACAGAGATGCACAAAGAAGCTGGAAGCTGCAGCAAAAATCCGGGTGATTTCTCCTCGGGCAAACTAGGTGAGTCAAAACCCGCTTTCACTGG belongs to Taeniopygia guttata chromosome 2, bTaeGut7.mat, whole genome shotgun sequence and includes:
- the ARC gene encoding activity-regulated cytoskeleton-associated protein, producing the protein MQLDNVTSAGVHSFQGHRGVANKPNVILQIGKCRAEMLEHVRRTHRHLLTEVSKQVERELKGLQKSVGKLENNLEDHVPTENQRWKKSIKACLIRCQETIAHLERWVKREMNVWKEVFFRLEKWADRLESMGGKYCPGEQGKQTVSVGVGGPEIRPSEGEIYDYALDMSQMYALTPPPGEVPSIPQGHDSYQWVSVSEDAPASPVETQVFEDPREFLSHLEEYLKQVGGTEEYWLSQIQNHMNGPAKKWWEYKQDSVKNWVEFKKEFLQYSEGTLTRDAIKRELDLPQKEGEPLDQFLWRKRDLYQTLYVDADEEEIIQYVVGTLQPKLKRFLSYPLPKTLEQLIQRGKEAQGNMEHSEEPSPQRTPEVQPGDSVETVPPSTTASPVPSNGTQPEPPSPPATVI